In one Mucilaginibacter ginsenosidivorax genomic region, the following are encoded:
- a CDS encoding glycosyltransferase family 2 protein, with protein sequence MKISVITVVYNAQDTIARCIESVISQKYPDIEYIVIDGGSTDNTLQIINRHRSSINIFVSEPDKGIYDAMNKGIKLATGQIIGTLNADDRLADADVLSAISQVFKESSTEIVYGNLTYVHPDGKIKRNWNSKQCGANSFNWGFMPPHPTFYCQRELFEKFGFYSLEYGSAADYELMVRFMHQHKTESFFLNKVMVIMQDGGVSNRSLKNRFKAWGFDLKAMKNNSILIPVVALVLKPLRKIYQFFNLKLNLC encoded by the coding sequence TTGAAGATATCAGTAATCACAGTTGTTTATAATGCGCAGGATACAATTGCCAGATGTATCGAATCCGTTATCAGCCAAAAATATCCCGATATTGAATATATAGTTATCGACGGCGGATCAACTGATAACACACTCCAAATAATTAACCGGCACCGCTCATCAATTAACATTTTTGTTTCAGAACCAGACAAAGGCATATATGATGCCATGAATAAAGGGATTAAACTGGCTACCGGTCAAATTATAGGAACCCTGAACGCCGACGACCGTTTGGCTGATGCTGATGTTTTATCAGCAATATCTCAGGTATTTAAAGAGAGTAGTACAGAAATAGTTTATGGAAATTTAACATACGTGCATCCCGATGGTAAAATTAAACGTAACTGGAATTCTAAACAATGTGGTGCTAATTCCTTTAATTGGGGATTTATGCCCCCGCATCCTACCTTTTATTGCCAAAGGGAATTATTTGAAAAGTTTGGTTTTTACAGTCTTGAGTACGGGTCTGCTGCCGATTACGAATTGATGGTAAGATTTATGCATCAGCATAAAACAGAGAGTTTTTTTTTAAACAAAGTTATGGTAATTATGCAGGATGGTGGTGTAAGTAACAGAAGTTTAAAAAACAGGTTTAAGGCATGGGGCTTTGATTTAAAAGCTATGAAGAACAATAGCATTTTAATTCCTGTAGTCGCGCTTGTATTAAAGCCGCTCCGAAAGATTTATCAATTTTTTAATTTGAAATTAAACCTTTGTTAG
- a CDS encoding polysaccharide biosynthesis/export family protein — protein sequence MRIIIYFFSFFFIALVLTSCSGKQYQVLFEQKVANTDTSQSRNNDLINYHIKPQDMLQIRNLQNIKYIVDENPAPSATGGGGNAGAGQVYQVDEDGSVALPIIGHVAVAGLTRAQAAKLIEDLYRKSLLKDPIIELKITNLKVTLLGEFKGQGNFPLVKDRTTLVEMIGQAGGLSDKANETNIKIIRGDQLNPQVTYINLRDIQSINDPRAILQNGDIVYVSQNKRSIRNENLQNVSTLVQPILLLFNTALVILSLSRR from the coding sequence ATGCGTATAATAATCTATTTTTTTTCTTTCTTTTTTATAGCACTTGTTTTAACCTCCTGCTCGGGCAAACAATATCAGGTGCTTTTTGAACAAAAGGTTGCCAATACCGACACATCGCAAAGCAGGAATAATGATTTGATTAACTATCATATAAAACCGCAGGATATGCTGCAAATCAGAAACCTGCAAAATATCAAATACATAGTTGATGAAAATCCGGCGCCATCGGCTACGGGCGGCGGCGGAAACGCCGGCGCCGGCCAGGTTTACCAGGTAGATGAAGACGGCTCAGTAGCCCTCCCTATTATTGGCCACGTAGCTGTTGCGGGGCTTACCCGCGCGCAAGCTGCAAAACTTATTGAGGACCTTTACCGTAAAAGCCTGCTTAAAGACCCAATAATTGAATTAAAAATTACGAATTTGAAGGTAACTTTACTTGGAGAATTTAAGGGACAGGGTAATTTCCCGTTAGTAAAAGACAGGACTACTTTGGTTGAAATGATTGGACAAGCCGGGGGCCTTTCAGACAAGGCGAATGAAACAAATATAAAAATTATACGCGGCGACCAATTGAACCCGCAGGTGACCTACATTAACCTACGGGATATACAATCAATAAACGACCCAAGAGCCATACTTCAAAACGGCGATATTGTTTATGTATCCCAGAACAAGCGTTCAATACGCAACGAAAATTTGCAAAATGTATCAACCCTTGTACAGCCTATATTGCTTTTATTTAATACGGCCTTAGTAATATTATCGCTTTCACGCCGCTAA
- a CDS encoding GumC family protein, producing MEETEKFQRKLPNQEIDYFKIGKILLSRWYWIAASVSIGVIISYTYLWYTPKTYATSGTLKIEEKKSEVSDLITVMTVPERGPSKIQSITSVLQSRNVILSAIKDIDYRVSFYLSGRVRTTETYPSKPLNIQLIKFDSLNFFHEQISYKPIDRQTFSLSYKAGDKEIKNKYQYNSPVTIGNTSFNIKYPGAIDNSTIYIFNFNIPEDYIGRVQGGLRAGETGKNTNILSIQETDSNPQFAADVLNNIMKEYVIFDRNQKAQSASQMIDFIDSQLSFLSNEVKGSESSIEKYKNKNKILDVNSASTSSATKAAEIESNRSLLKIQLISLDQLKDQITKEKDNVTLNFSAGGTDLPALNALISKLDGLISERSTLLKTFTPNSQPLLDVNQQILQTKLTALNNIKGIRSSIEKNIVYLDSQLSQVNQTIMALPAAQRDLVSLQRDFEINDKVYSFLSEKKLEAQISRAGILPGATVIEFAQPNFNAVSPNEHDIHRSAIIFGLVIGLGLIILIRVLNPYIYDKETIESLTAIPILGIIRKYPEVIDENSRQILALSKPRSIFAESVRSVRTNLSFLASEKLSKVICITSEVAGEGKSFVAVNLSSTLSLIDKRVILIGADLRRSQLHKTFHVPNDLGLSNYLAHQNQLEDIILHSEQENLDFIVSGPIPPNPSELLHSDRMMALISQLKLKYDIIMIDTAPIGLVSDAIPLIRVSDINVFVIRSGKSKFYAATVPQRIALEYHLDNTVIVLNAFEEDLLHSRYYTTKFGGDNTGTRYYYYADYNGYSGSGYYMDDKKNKWWDIRQWFK from the coding sequence ATGGAAGAGACAGAAAAATTTCAAAGAAAACTCCCCAATCAGGAAATTGATTATTTTAAGATCGGCAAAATATTGCTGAGCCGCTGGTACTGGATAGCAGCATCTGTAAGTATTGGGGTAATTATATCCTATACCTATTTATGGTATACACCCAAAACCTACGCAACATCCGGAACGCTTAAAATTGAAGAAAAAAAGTCAGAAGTATCTGACCTGATAACCGTTATGACAGTGCCCGAGCGCGGGCCCTCAAAAATACAAAGCATCACATCGGTACTGCAAAGCCGCAACGTTATACTTAGCGCCATTAAGGACATTGATTACCGGGTAAGCTTTTATCTGTCGGGCCGTGTACGCACTACCGAAACTTACCCATCCAAGCCGCTAAATATTCAATTAATAAAATTTGATAGCTTAAATTTTTTTCACGAACAAATTAGCTACAAACCTATTGACCGGCAAACATTTAGCCTGAGTTATAAAGCTGGCGATAAAGAAATAAAAAACAAGTACCAGTATAACAGCCCTGTTACAATTGGCAATACAAGCTTTAATATAAAATACCCGGGGGCTATTGATAATAGCACAATTTACATTTTTAACTTTAATATTCCCGAGGATTACATTGGCCGGGTGCAGGGTGGCTTAAGGGCCGGAGAAACCGGAAAAAACACCAACATCCTTTCTATCCAGGAAACCGACTCGAACCCGCAGTTTGCAGCTGATGTACTTAACAATATCATGAAGGAGTACGTTATTTTCGATCGTAACCAAAAAGCGCAATCGGCTTCGCAAATGATCGATTTTATTGATAGCCAGCTATCTTTCCTGTCAAACGAGGTAAAGGGATCCGAAAGCTCGATAGAAAAATATAAAAACAAAAATAAGATACTTGATGTAAACTCGGCATCAACCTCATCTGCCACAAAGGCTGCCGAGATTGAATCCAATAGGTCATTACTAAAAATTCAGCTCATTTCCCTCGATCAGCTTAAAGATCAAATCACAAAAGAAAAGGATAATGTAACATTGAATTTCAGCGCCGGCGGAACTGATTTACCGGCACTTAATGCACTTATAAGCAAATTAGATGGATTAATATCAGAAAGATCCACCTTATTAAAAACATTTACCCCAAACTCACAGCCATTACTGGATGTTAACCAGCAAATTTTACAAACCAAGCTCACTGCACTAAACAACATAAAGGGCATTCGTAGCAGCATTGAAAAAAACATTGTTTATCTGGATAGCCAGTTATCGCAGGTAAATCAAACCATAATGGCTTTACCTGCTGCCCAGCGCGACCTGGTAAGCTTGCAAAGGGATTTTGAGATTAATGACAAGGTATACTCATTCTTATCTGAGAAAAAACTTGAAGCCCAGATAAGCCGTGCCGGAATTTTGCCTGGTGCTACCGTAATTGAATTTGCCCAGCCCAACTTTAACGCGGTATCGCCAAATGAACATGATATACATCGGTCGGCAATTATATTTGGCCTGGTAATTGGCCTGGGGCTTATTATTTTAATACGCGTTTTAAACCCATATATTTATGATAAGGAAACCATCGAAAGCCTTACCGCCATACCAATATTAGGTATTATCAGAAAATATCCCGAGGTAATTGATGAAAACAGCAGGCAGATTTTAGCCCTGAGTAAACCCAGATCTATTTTTGCTGAATCTGTACGTTCAGTTCGTACTAATCTGAGTTTTCTTGCCTCAGAAAAGTTGAGTAAAGTAATTTGCATCACATCTGAAGTTGCAGGTGAAGGCAAGTCGTTTGTAGCTGTAAATTTATCAAGTACTTTATCGCTTATTGATAAAAGAGTGATCCTTATAGGGGCAGATTTAAGGCGCTCACAATTACATAAAACTTTCCATGTACCTAATGACCTTGGCTTAAGCAACTATCTTGCCCATCAAAACCAGCTGGAAGATATTATATTACATTCTGAACAGGAGAATCTCGATTTTATTGTTTCGGGGCCTATACCTCCTAACCCGTCTGAATTGCTGCACAGCGACAGAATGATGGCACTGATAAGCCAGCTAAAATTAAAGTATGATATAATAATGATTGATACCGCACCTATTGGCCTGGTATCTGACGCTATCCCGTTGATCAGGGTAAGCGATATCAACGTTTTTGTAATCCGGTCAGGTAAGTCAAAATTCTATGCAGCTACCGTGCCACAGCGTATTGCACTGGAATATCACCTTGATAACACAGTGATAGTACTTAACGCCTTTGAAGAGGACCTTTTACACTCAAGATATTACACTACCAAATTTGGCGGAGACAATACAGGAACCCGGTACTACTATTATGCAGACTATAATGGCTATTCGGGATCCGGATATTATATGGACGACAAAAAAAATAAATGGTGGGATATACGGCAATGGTTTAAGTAA
- a CDS encoding MraY family glycosyltransferase, protein MIELLHSSHLIYDVLIVVFSGLITLLCIPSILHVARSRHLYDDVGHFRKQHDHGIPRLGGVAIFVSFTITTLLFSIIEKALPISYLLISCIILFAMGLKDDLSGVNSSTKFLIQFVVAFILVVLGDIRITSMYGVFGITQLPYIPSTAFSILLIMLIVNSFNLIDGIDGLAATTGIIVNSAFAFLFMYISQYELAAVSLAMVGAIIGFLKYNITPAKIFMGDTGALLIGLISAVMAVKFIEVTKIERINVPTIACAPALTIAILIGPVFDTLRVFTLRIAGGKSPFEADRNHIHHRILRLGLNHLQATLCLSALNLLSIAMVLMFGWLSNSLLIVLILAISIIANWIITFSLRSKEREHFALRNFFA, encoded by the coding sequence ATGATTGAACTTTTACATTCGTCACACCTTATTTACGATGTTTTGATAGTTGTGTTTTCAGGATTGATCACACTGTTATGTATCCCCTCAATTTTACATGTGGCGCGTTCAAGGCATTTGTATGATGATGTTGGCCATTTCAGGAAACAGCATGATCATGGTATTCCGCGTTTGGGTGGTGTGGCTATTTTTGTAAGTTTTACCATAACTACCTTGTTGTTTAGCATAATTGAAAAAGCGCTCCCTATCAGTTATCTGCTTATTTCATGCATCATCCTTTTTGCGATGGGCCTGAAAGACGATCTTTCGGGTGTAAATTCAAGTACCAAGTTTTTGATTCAGTTTGTGGTTGCGTTTATATTGGTAGTGCTTGGCGATATTCGTATAACCAGTATGTATGGGGTGTTTGGCATTACCCAATTGCCATACATACCAAGCACTGCATTCTCCATATTGCTCATTATGCTCATCGTAAATTCTTTTAATTTAATTGATGGAATTGATGGTTTGGCTGCAACCACTGGTATTATAGTTAACAGCGCTTTTGCTTTTTTATTTATGTACATCAGTCAATATGAGCTTGCGGCTGTTTCGCTGGCTATGGTAGGAGCTATTATTGGGTTTTTAAAATATAATATTACCCCTGCTAAAATATTTATGGGAGATACCGGAGCATTACTTATTGGCTTAATATCGGCGGTAATGGCTGTTAAATTTATTGAGGTTACAAAAATTGAGCGCATAAATGTACCCACAATAGCCTGTGCCCCGGCATTAACCATTGCCATATTAATAGGTCCTGTTTTTGATACTTTAAGAGTATTTACTTTGCGGATAGCAGGCGGCAAATCACCTTTTGAGGCCGACAGAAACCATATTCATCACCGTATTTTAAGGTTGGGACTTAATCACCTGCAAGCAACGTTGTGTTTATCGGCACTAAATTTATTGTCAATAGCTATGGTACTTATGTTTGGCTGGCTGAGTAATTCTTTGCTGATAGTGCTTATCCTGGCAATTTCAATAATTGCCAACTGGATTATAACATTTAGCCTGCGATCAAAAGAACGTGAGCATTTTGCTCTTCGTAACTTTTTTGCTTAA
- a CDS encoding UpxY family transcription antiterminator, whose protein sequence is MNLNASSTKNWYPVYTQPRAEKKAFQALTDKGVEAYLPLHRQLKQWSDRKKWVEEPFIKSYIFVNIAQHEQADILMTKGISRFLYFMGKPASMPTRQITELKLLMASPYELEITEENLQTGEKIMIKAGPLKGMTGEIVSQRSQKQLILRLESIGCSIIVHVAASYIERF, encoded by the coding sequence ATGAATTTAAATGCAAGTTCAACAAAAAATTGGTACCCGGTTTATACTCAGCCACGTGCCGAAAAAAAAGCATTCCAGGCATTAACCGATAAAGGAGTTGAAGCCTACCTACCGCTGCATCGCCAGCTAAAACAATGGAGCGACCGTAAAAAATGGGTTGAAGAACCCTTTATTAAATCGTACATATTTGTTAACATTGCCCAACATGAGCAGGCTGATATATTAATGACAAAAGGTATATCAAGATTTTTATATTTCATGGGGAAGCCTGCATCAATGCCCACCCGCCAAATAACCGAGTTAAAGTTATTAATGGCCAGCCCTTATGAGTTAGAAATAACCGAAGAGAACCTGCAAACCGGGGAAAAAATCATGATAAAAGCCGGGCCATTAAAAGGGATGACAGGTGAAATAGTATCACAACGATCTCAAAAGCAATTGATATTAAGGCTCGAAAGTATTGGCTGCTCCATAATAGTTCATGTTGCAGCATCATACATTGAAAGATTTTAA